In Hippoglossus hippoglossus isolate fHipHip1 chromosome 24, fHipHip1.pri, whole genome shotgun sequence, a single genomic region encodes these proteins:
- the akap12b gene encoding A-kinase anchor protein 12b isoform X2 yields the protein MLGTITLTVGQPDAVSVPQKEEASETVDTAQDEVAPQVNGEKVEKESPDANDISAVEEKAGEEKPDDATEVGFKKIFRFVGFKFTLKKDKSEEKDPVKLLMVKDKEGKELTGTDEPTKEEEAVTAEEKSTAEEKETDSEATTVEAELTDKAETTDAPAGDAANGDTDEAVKGEEAEKEGEASPPSQETTLTLSPFRKLFGGGIFSNLRKKASIKKTKEEEDKEAVVEEEAAKSEETAAAEEDKVDAELGNQEEAPATPEEDKSEPKEEAPVTPEEVKSEATLASEETPAPSAGTSDETKQEEEKAEEEKAPAEVKSEVELLASQEKVKPQGSPLKKLFTGAGLKKLSTKKQKAKKDAESKLTESGEQAAEQLQSSTESAEAPKADSGPSSPEESGEHVLAVEVTQNESSQEGDVEVASDGEKKKEGIIAWSSFKRLVTPKKLVKRSSESDDEATGEKPAKSATLSSSESAPLADKSVEEEATEEKPTEEEPNTENTEKLVSSTEEPKKKMDTSVSWEALMCMGGTKKRTRRTSDSDDEETKIEEEAAAVVESVAEEEEEVKPEAAVVTSASQNTESEGEEVVSSPEPLSPPERESTWDTLKRMVMSKSKPKLDEKPEESANQVQSDSEAPKEESSFSLRKFFPGRRKKKVEKQTSTEAGEEDSDTPAVVPLSEYDDQVEAKQEAPAEIQTNVSTEDRSPSWIPASVEEADNNHDQLSDIPEEAENAATPKSVDTDIADDEDQAMQTNSLGRRGRRLSTAEMKPVTQAPAAEATLVPQGPLSGNAEEVVAGIEAQISEIVCQTSVTVVDVSVEAASENIEDEPPTENAEVTSNTILQPHTSEEAMAICTGLGTKEIAKVALEKPATTLVECMAVVHDVLGTEVLLEEKPASPEEVTVAEDAVFMAQVQQVETTDLEPAVENSQDDVEGIQVATESCEPEIERIGVVTTLLEESVVLQTTTVSENSPKAEVVNPITPTSETAICTQSIEVIEPTVETKAVKMDTELLDAATEENAPITEVFQVVNEEISFTMCSTTMTTITKETVLSSEEAPVITETVVGITPLSVESDQVASSEEVTIKEEETVVETVEATAVEIVKPESPAVGEQATEEMEEIQDDVQQACVIEAQSQVIAQAIIQDAIDKVSETTPEPQEPATAPSPVQATAGIEEEIITENIVTVDTPVAVVCDIPAPKSPPQLHVAMEVIDTIALEVTESLDAKVEEEEKKEQVEELKQAVEVKVSEEETVVVEEVVEGVAEVEKEESQEEEVKPQSEESEENKEIEIHIPVQVVLQSAHLVEEPSVEEEAVVEFDSNGPVNNNISVEPTSPASVKKLSTLSEEAQVTASGEVTEAAADQPETEKTTSGKCAEVMAQVIEVIEEAVKEIEPVSTEITAAS from the exons ATGCTTGGAACAATTACTCTAACAG TTGGCCAGCCTGATGCTGTGTCAGTGCCTCAAAAGGAGGAGGCCTCTGAGACCGTGGACACCGCCCAGGATGAAGTAGCCCCTCAAGTGAAtggggagaaagtggagaaagaaTCCCCTGATGCCAATGACATCTCCGCTGTTGAGGAGAAGGCAGGGGAGGAGAAGCCTGATGATGCAACTGAAGTGGGCTTCAAGAAGATCTTCCGCTTCGTGGGCTTTAAATTCACACTGAAGAAAGACAAGAGTGAGGAGAAAGACCCTGTGAAGCTACTGATGGTCAAAGATAAGGAAGGAAAAGAGCTCACTGGGACGGATGAACCtacaaaggaggaggaggctgttaCTGCTGAGGAGAAGAGCACAGCTGAAGAGAAGGAGACTGACTCGGAGGCAACTACTGTTGAGGCTGAACTCACTGATAAAGCTGAAACCACTGATGCCCCAGCTGGAGACGCTGCAAATGGAGACACTGATGAAGCAGTCAAGGGGGAAGAAGctgagaaggaaggagaggccAGTCCACCCTCCCAGGAGACCACCCTGACCCTGTCCCCCTTCAGAAAGCTCTTCGGTGGAGGCATCTTCTCTAACCTGCGAAAGAAGGCCAGCATCAAGAagacaaaggaggaggaagacaaggagGCAGTTGTTGAAGAGGAAGCAGCTAAATCAGAGGaaactgctgcagcagaggaggacaaGGTTGATGCAGAGCTAGGAAACCAGGAGGAGGCACCAGCAACTCCAGAGGAAGACAAATCGGAGCCAAAGGAGGAGGCTCCAGTCACTCCAGAGGAAGTCAAATCAGAGGCAACCCTAGCCTCTGAGGAAACCCCTGCTCCCTCAGCAGGTACCTCTGATGAGACTaaacaagaagaggaaaaagcagaggaggagaaggctcCAGCAGAGGTGAAGTCTGAGGTGGAGCTCCTCGCATCACAGGAGAAGGTAAAGCCCCAGGGAAGCCCCCTGAAGAAGCTCTTCACTGGTGCCGGCTTGAAGAAACTGTCAACTAAGAAACAGAAGGCCAAGAAAGATGCTGAGAGCAAATTGACTGAGTCTGGCGAGCAGGCGGCTGAGCAGCTTCAGTCATCCACTGAATCAGCAGAGGCTCCTAAAGCCGACAGTGGGCCCTCATCTCCAGAAGAGTCAGGAGAGCATGTCCTTGCTGTGGAGGTGACCCAGAATGAGTCCAGCCAAGAGGGTGATGTTGAAGTTGCCTCTGacggagaaaagaaaaaagagggcATCATCGCCTGGTCCTCCTTCAAGAGACTAGTAACTCCCAAGAAGCTTGTGAAAAGGTCTTCTGAGAGTGATGATGAAGCCACGGGTGAGAAACCAGCAAAGTCAGCCACACTGTCCTCTTCTGAGAGCGCTCCATTAGCAGATAAGAGTGTTGAGGAGGAGGCCACGGAGGAAAAGCCAACTGAGGAAGAGCCAAATactgaaaacactgagaaaCTTGTCAGCAGCACCGAAGAGCCCAAAAAGAAAATGGACACCTCAGTCTCCTGGGAGGCCCTCATGTGTATGGGTGGAACCAAAAAGAGGACAAGGAGGACATCTGATTCTGATGATGAGGAGACCAAGAttgaagaggaagcagcagcagttgtagAATCAGttgcagaagaggaagaggaggtcaaaCCCGAGGCTGCTGTTGTCACTTCTGcctcacaaaacacagagagtgaaggagaagaagttgTTTCCTCCCCTGAGCCTTTAAGCCCCCCTGAGAGAGAATCTACCTGGGACACACTGAAACGCATGGTTATGTCAAAGAGTAAGCCCAAACTTGATGAAAAACCAGAGGAGAGTGCAAACCAAGTCCAGTCAGACAGTGAAGCCCCAAAGGAAGAGTCATCTTTCTCCTTGAGGAAGTTCTTCCCTGGACGCAGAAAGAAGAAGGTTGAAAAGCAGACCTCCACtgaagctggagaggaggacTCTGACACCCCAGCTGTGGTTCCTCTCTCAGAGTACGATGACCAAGTTGAGGCTAAACAGGAAGCACCAGCTGAAATCCAGACTAACGTGTCTACTGAAGATAGATCCCCTTCATGGATTCCAGCCTCTGTCGAAGAAGCTGATAATAACCACGATCAGCTGAGTGACATcccagaggaggcagagaatgCTGCCACCCCAAAGTCTGTTGACACTGATATTGCAGATGATGAGGACCAGGCTATGCAGACCAACAGTCTTGGTCGCAGGGGTCGTAGGCTGTCCACAGCTGAAATGAAGCCTGTCACTCAGGCTCCAGCTGCAGAGGCCACCCTCGTTCCTCAGGGACCCTTGTCGGGAAACGCCGAGGAGGTTGTGGCGGGTATTGAGGCCCAAATCAGTGAAATTGTATGCCAGACATCTGTGACTGTTGTAGATGTATCAGTAGAGGCAGCTTCTGAAAACATCGAGGATGAACCACCAACTGAGAATGCAGAGGTAACGTCAAATACTATCCTGCAGCCACATACTAGTGAAGAGGCAATGGCTATCTGTACTGGCCTGGGCACAAAGGAGATTGCCAAAGTAGCTCTGGAGAAGCCTGCAACAACCCTCGTTGAGTGCATGGCCGTGGTCCATGATGTCCTGGGCACAGAGGTGTTGTTGGAAGAGAAACCAGCAAGTCCAGAGGAAGTCACAGTTGCGGAAGATGCAGTGTTCATGGCCCAAGTGCAGCAAGTTGAAACCACTGACCTTGAGCCCGCTGTTGAAAATTCCCAGGATGATGTGGAAGGCATTCAGGTTGCCACTGAGAGCTGCGAACCTGAAATTGAGAGGATTGGAGTCGTCACCACTCTTCTGGAGGAGTCTGTTGTCCTTCAGACCACCACAGTGAGCGAGAACTCTCCAAAAGCTGAAGTAGTCAACCCCATTACCCCAACATCTGAGACAGCCATCTGCACCCAGAGCATAGAAGTCATCGAGCCAACTGTAGAGACCAAGGCAGTGAAAATGGACACGGAGCTGCTTGATGCTGCCACCGAGGAAAATGCACCTATCACAGAGGTATTTCAGGTTGTGAATGAGGAGATATCTTTTACCATGTGTAGTACTACAATGACCACCATCACAAAGGAGACTGTCCTATCAAGTGAGGAGGCTCCTGTCATCACAGAAACGGTGGTTGGCATCACCCCGCTCAGTGTGGAGTCTGACCAGGTGGCAAGCTCAGAGGAGGTCACCataaaggaggaagagacagtTGTGGAGACTGTGGAGGCCACTGCCGTTGAGATTGTAAAGCCAGAGAGTCCTGCTGTCGGTGAGCAGGcaacagaggagatggaggaaatCCAGGATGATGTGCAGCAGGCCTGTGTGATTGAGGCTCAGAGCCAGGTTATTGCCCAGGCTATCATTCAGGATGCCATAGATAAAGTTTCAGAGACCACACCTGAACCCCAAGAGCCTGCCACCGCCCCATCACCAGTCCAGGCAACAGCAGGAATAGAGGAAGAAATCATAACTGAGAACATTGTCACCGTCGACACCCCTGTCGCTGTCGTCTGTGACATACCAGCACCGAAGTCACCCCCGCAGCTTCATGTTGCCATGGAGGTCATTGACACAATCGCTTTAGAGGTCACAGAGAGCCTTGATGCaaaggtagaggaggaggagaagaaggaacaAGTGGAAGAGTTGAAGCAAGCTGTGGAGGTTAAAGTAAGTGAAGAAGAAACGGTTGTAGTGGAAGAAGTCGTAGAGGGTGTCgcagaggtggagaaggaagagagccaagaggaggaggtgaaaccacaatcagaggaatcagaggagaacaaagaaATAGAGATCCACATTCCAGTCCAGGTGGTCCTGCAGTCAGCACATCTGGTGGAGGAGCCATCGGTGGAAGAAGAGGCCGTGGTAGAGTTTGACAGCAATggaccagtgaacaacaacaTCAGCGTAGAGCCCACGAGCCCCGCAAGCGTAAAAAAACTCTCAACACTGTCAGAAGAAGCTCAAGTGACGGCGTCAGGAGAGGTCACGGAGGCAGCAGCGGACCAGCCGGAGACGGAGAAGACGACATCAGGGAAGTGCGCCGAGGTGATGGCCCAGGTGATCGAGGTGATTGAGGAGGCCGTGAAGGAGATCGAGCCTGTGTCCACAGAGATCACAGCAGCATCATGA
- the akap12b gene encoding A-kinase anchor protein 12b isoform X1: MGAESSVQRDGKSQEEDASAAASGGELSAELEVLREEGGGALDTKPLQKNGQISSMSSLNGHSEDNTLAEVGQPDAVSVPQKEEASETVDTAQDEVAPQVNGEKVEKESPDANDISAVEEKAGEEKPDDATEVGFKKIFRFVGFKFTLKKDKSEEKDPVKLLMVKDKEGKELTGTDEPTKEEEAVTAEEKSTAEEKETDSEATTVEAELTDKAETTDAPAGDAANGDTDEAVKGEEAEKEGEASPPSQETTLTLSPFRKLFGGGIFSNLRKKASIKKTKEEEDKEAVVEEEAAKSEETAAAEEDKVDAELGNQEEAPATPEEDKSEPKEEAPVTPEEVKSEATLASEETPAPSAGTSDETKQEEEKAEEEKAPAEVKSEVELLASQEKVKPQGSPLKKLFTGAGLKKLSTKKQKAKKDAESKLTESGEQAAEQLQSSTESAEAPKADSGPSSPEESGEHVLAVEVTQNESSQEGDVEVASDGEKKKEGIIAWSSFKRLVTPKKLVKRSSESDDEATGEKPAKSATLSSSESAPLADKSVEEEATEEKPTEEEPNTENTEKLVSSTEEPKKKMDTSVSWEALMCMGGTKKRTRRTSDSDDEETKIEEEAAAVVESVAEEEEEVKPEAAVVTSASQNTESEGEEVVSSPEPLSPPERESTWDTLKRMVMSKSKPKLDEKPEESANQVQSDSEAPKEESSFSLRKFFPGRRKKKVEKQTSTEAGEEDSDTPAVVPLSEYDDQVEAKQEAPAEIQTNVSTEDRSPSWIPASVEEADNNHDQLSDIPEEAENAATPKSVDTDIADDEDQAMQTNSLGRRGRRLSTAEMKPVTQAPAAEATLVPQGPLSGNAEEVVAGIEAQISEIVCQTSVTVVDVSVEAASENIEDEPPTENAEVTSNTILQPHTSEEAMAICTGLGTKEIAKVALEKPATTLVECMAVVHDVLGTEVLLEEKPASPEEVTVAEDAVFMAQVQQVETTDLEPAVENSQDDVEGIQVATESCEPEIERIGVVTTLLEESVVLQTTTVSENSPKAEVVNPITPTSETAICTQSIEVIEPTVETKAVKMDTELLDAATEENAPITEVFQVVNEEISFTMCSTTMTTITKETVLSSEEAPVITETVVGITPLSVESDQVASSEEVTIKEEETVVETVEATAVEIVKPESPAVGEQATEEMEEIQDDVQQACVIEAQSQVIAQAIIQDAIDKVSETTPEPQEPATAPSPVQATAGIEEEIITENIVTVDTPVAVVCDIPAPKSPPQLHVAMEVIDTIALEVTESLDAKVEEEEKKEQVEELKQAVEVKVSEEETVVVEEVVEGVAEVEKEESQEEEVKPQSEESEENKEIEIHIPVQVVLQSAHLVEEPSVEEEAVVEFDSNGPVNNNISVEPTSPASVKKLSTLSEEAQVTASGEVTEAAADQPETEKTTSGKCAEVMAQVIEVIEEAVKEIEPVSTEITAAS; this comes from the coding sequence TTGGCCAGCCTGATGCTGTGTCAGTGCCTCAAAAGGAGGAGGCCTCTGAGACCGTGGACACCGCCCAGGATGAAGTAGCCCCTCAAGTGAAtggggagaaagtggagaaagaaTCCCCTGATGCCAATGACATCTCCGCTGTTGAGGAGAAGGCAGGGGAGGAGAAGCCTGATGATGCAACTGAAGTGGGCTTCAAGAAGATCTTCCGCTTCGTGGGCTTTAAATTCACACTGAAGAAAGACAAGAGTGAGGAGAAAGACCCTGTGAAGCTACTGATGGTCAAAGATAAGGAAGGAAAAGAGCTCACTGGGACGGATGAACCtacaaaggaggaggaggctgttaCTGCTGAGGAGAAGAGCACAGCTGAAGAGAAGGAGACTGACTCGGAGGCAACTACTGTTGAGGCTGAACTCACTGATAAAGCTGAAACCACTGATGCCCCAGCTGGAGACGCTGCAAATGGAGACACTGATGAAGCAGTCAAGGGGGAAGAAGctgagaaggaaggagaggccAGTCCACCCTCCCAGGAGACCACCCTGACCCTGTCCCCCTTCAGAAAGCTCTTCGGTGGAGGCATCTTCTCTAACCTGCGAAAGAAGGCCAGCATCAAGAagacaaaggaggaggaagacaaggagGCAGTTGTTGAAGAGGAAGCAGCTAAATCAGAGGaaactgctgcagcagaggaggacaaGGTTGATGCAGAGCTAGGAAACCAGGAGGAGGCACCAGCAACTCCAGAGGAAGACAAATCGGAGCCAAAGGAGGAGGCTCCAGTCACTCCAGAGGAAGTCAAATCAGAGGCAACCCTAGCCTCTGAGGAAACCCCTGCTCCCTCAGCAGGTACCTCTGATGAGACTaaacaagaagaggaaaaagcagaggaggagaaggctcCAGCAGAGGTGAAGTCTGAGGTGGAGCTCCTCGCATCACAGGAGAAGGTAAAGCCCCAGGGAAGCCCCCTGAAGAAGCTCTTCACTGGTGCCGGCTTGAAGAAACTGTCAACTAAGAAACAGAAGGCCAAGAAAGATGCTGAGAGCAAATTGACTGAGTCTGGCGAGCAGGCGGCTGAGCAGCTTCAGTCATCCACTGAATCAGCAGAGGCTCCTAAAGCCGACAGTGGGCCCTCATCTCCAGAAGAGTCAGGAGAGCATGTCCTTGCTGTGGAGGTGACCCAGAATGAGTCCAGCCAAGAGGGTGATGTTGAAGTTGCCTCTGacggagaaaagaaaaaagagggcATCATCGCCTGGTCCTCCTTCAAGAGACTAGTAACTCCCAAGAAGCTTGTGAAAAGGTCTTCTGAGAGTGATGATGAAGCCACGGGTGAGAAACCAGCAAAGTCAGCCACACTGTCCTCTTCTGAGAGCGCTCCATTAGCAGATAAGAGTGTTGAGGAGGAGGCCACGGAGGAAAAGCCAACTGAGGAAGAGCCAAATactgaaaacactgagaaaCTTGTCAGCAGCACCGAAGAGCCCAAAAAGAAAATGGACACCTCAGTCTCCTGGGAGGCCCTCATGTGTATGGGTGGAACCAAAAAGAGGACAAGGAGGACATCTGATTCTGATGATGAGGAGACCAAGAttgaagaggaagcagcagcagttgtagAATCAGttgcagaagaggaagaggaggtcaaaCCCGAGGCTGCTGTTGTCACTTCTGcctcacaaaacacagagagtgaaggagaagaagttgTTTCCTCCCCTGAGCCTTTAAGCCCCCCTGAGAGAGAATCTACCTGGGACACACTGAAACGCATGGTTATGTCAAAGAGTAAGCCCAAACTTGATGAAAAACCAGAGGAGAGTGCAAACCAAGTCCAGTCAGACAGTGAAGCCCCAAAGGAAGAGTCATCTTTCTCCTTGAGGAAGTTCTTCCCTGGACGCAGAAAGAAGAAGGTTGAAAAGCAGACCTCCACtgaagctggagaggaggacTCTGACACCCCAGCTGTGGTTCCTCTCTCAGAGTACGATGACCAAGTTGAGGCTAAACAGGAAGCACCAGCTGAAATCCAGACTAACGTGTCTACTGAAGATAGATCCCCTTCATGGATTCCAGCCTCTGTCGAAGAAGCTGATAATAACCACGATCAGCTGAGTGACATcccagaggaggcagagaatgCTGCCACCCCAAAGTCTGTTGACACTGATATTGCAGATGATGAGGACCAGGCTATGCAGACCAACAGTCTTGGTCGCAGGGGTCGTAGGCTGTCCACAGCTGAAATGAAGCCTGTCACTCAGGCTCCAGCTGCAGAGGCCACCCTCGTTCCTCAGGGACCCTTGTCGGGAAACGCCGAGGAGGTTGTGGCGGGTATTGAGGCCCAAATCAGTGAAATTGTATGCCAGACATCTGTGACTGTTGTAGATGTATCAGTAGAGGCAGCTTCTGAAAACATCGAGGATGAACCACCAACTGAGAATGCAGAGGTAACGTCAAATACTATCCTGCAGCCACATACTAGTGAAGAGGCAATGGCTATCTGTACTGGCCTGGGCACAAAGGAGATTGCCAAAGTAGCTCTGGAGAAGCCTGCAACAACCCTCGTTGAGTGCATGGCCGTGGTCCATGATGTCCTGGGCACAGAGGTGTTGTTGGAAGAGAAACCAGCAAGTCCAGAGGAAGTCACAGTTGCGGAAGATGCAGTGTTCATGGCCCAAGTGCAGCAAGTTGAAACCACTGACCTTGAGCCCGCTGTTGAAAATTCCCAGGATGATGTGGAAGGCATTCAGGTTGCCACTGAGAGCTGCGAACCTGAAATTGAGAGGATTGGAGTCGTCACCACTCTTCTGGAGGAGTCTGTTGTCCTTCAGACCACCACAGTGAGCGAGAACTCTCCAAAAGCTGAAGTAGTCAACCCCATTACCCCAACATCTGAGACAGCCATCTGCACCCAGAGCATAGAAGTCATCGAGCCAACTGTAGAGACCAAGGCAGTGAAAATGGACACGGAGCTGCTTGATGCTGCCACCGAGGAAAATGCACCTATCACAGAGGTATTTCAGGTTGTGAATGAGGAGATATCTTTTACCATGTGTAGTACTACAATGACCACCATCACAAAGGAGACTGTCCTATCAAGTGAGGAGGCTCCTGTCATCACAGAAACGGTGGTTGGCATCACCCCGCTCAGTGTGGAGTCTGACCAGGTGGCAAGCTCAGAGGAGGTCACCataaaggaggaagagacagtTGTGGAGACTGTGGAGGCCACTGCCGTTGAGATTGTAAAGCCAGAGAGTCCTGCTGTCGGTGAGCAGGcaacagaggagatggaggaaatCCAGGATGATGTGCAGCAGGCCTGTGTGATTGAGGCTCAGAGCCAGGTTATTGCCCAGGCTATCATTCAGGATGCCATAGATAAAGTTTCAGAGACCACACCTGAACCCCAAGAGCCTGCCACCGCCCCATCACCAGTCCAGGCAACAGCAGGAATAGAGGAAGAAATCATAACTGAGAACATTGTCACCGTCGACACCCCTGTCGCTGTCGTCTGTGACATACCAGCACCGAAGTCACCCCCGCAGCTTCATGTTGCCATGGAGGTCATTGACACAATCGCTTTAGAGGTCACAGAGAGCCTTGATGCaaaggtagaggaggaggagaagaaggaacaAGTGGAAGAGTTGAAGCAAGCTGTGGAGGTTAAAGTAAGTGAAGAAGAAACGGTTGTAGTGGAAGAAGTCGTAGAGGGTGTCgcagaggtggagaaggaagagagccaagaggaggaggtgaaaccacaatcagaggaatcagaggagaacaaagaaATAGAGATCCACATTCCAGTCCAGGTGGTCCTGCAGTCAGCACATCTGGTGGAGGAGCCATCGGTGGAAGAAGAGGCCGTGGTAGAGTTTGACAGCAATggaccagtgaacaacaacaTCAGCGTAGAGCCCACGAGCCCCGCAAGCGTAAAAAAACTCTCAACACTGTCAGAAGAAGCTCAAGTGACGGCGTCAGGAGAGGTCACGGAGGCAGCAGCGGACCAGCCGGAGACGGAGAAGACGACATCAGGGAAGTGCGCCGAGGTGATGGCCCAGGTGATCGAGGTGATTGAGGAGGCCGTGAAGGAGATCGAGCCTGTGTCCACAGAGATCACAGCAGCATCATGA